Genomic DNA from Brockia lithotrophica:
ACGTCTCGCCCGCCTTCCCGGCTTCGTGCCGACGGGCCGTCTCAGGCCTCCCCCGACCCTTCGGGGATGTCCCCTTCCGCCCGCGCCGGCGGTTGGTGTAAGGCGTAGTGCTCGCGGATTTTCGCCTCGATTTCCCGGGCAATGGCGGGGTTCTCCCTGAGGAACTGCTTGGCGTTTTCTCGCCCCTGCCCGAGACGCGTGTCGCCGTACGCGAACCAAGAACCGCTCTTCACGACGACGCCGATTTCCGTGCCGAGGTCGAGTAGTTCGCCTTCCTTGGAAATCCCTTCCCCGAAGAGGATGTCCACGTCTGCCGTGCGGAAGGGAGGGGCGACCTTGTTTTTCACGACGCGGACGCGCGTCTTCGCGCCTACGACCTCCGTCCCCTGCTTGATCGCATCTACGCGGCGCACGTCGAGGCGGATGCTCGCGTAAAACTTGAGCGCCCGTCCGCCCGGAGTCGTCTCCGGGTTGCCGAACATCACCCCGACCTTTTCGCGCAGCTGGTTGATGAAGATGGCGATCGTCCTCGATTTGCTGATCGCCCCGGCGAGCTTGCGCAACGCCTGGGACATGAGCCGGGCCTGGAGACCCACGTGGGCGTCGCCCATTTCGCCCTCGAGCTCCGCCTTGGGCACGAGGGCGGCCACGGAGTCCACGACGACGATGTCCACCTCGCCGCTTCGGACGAGCGCTTCGCAGATCTCCAGCGCCTGCTCGCCCGTGTCCGGCTGCGAGACGTAGAGCTCGTCGATGTTCACCCCGAGTTTCTCCGCGTACGTCGGATCGAGGGCATGCTCGGCGTCGATGAAGGCGGCAATGCCGCCCTGCTTCTGCACCTCCGCGATGGCGTGCAGGGCAAACGTCGTCTTCCCAGAGGATTCCGGTCCGAAGATCTCGACGATCCGTCCCCGGGGGTACCCCCCTACTCCCAGGGCGATGTCCAGGGCGAGCGACCCGGAAGATGCCACGGGAATGGGACCGACCTGCGCCTCCCCCAGGCGCATGATCGCCCCCTTTCCAAACTGACGTTCAATTTCCGCTATGGCGCGCTCCAACGCCGCTTTCCGTTCCGTCACGGCGAACTCTCCCTCCGTGCGCCGCCCTCCCGCACCGACCGCGTCGACCAAGAACGCCGCCGGACGGAAAACCCCGTACGTCCGGTTCGGCTTCCCGATCGACCGCGTCGCCGAAAGGCCGGTGACGCGTGATCTCGGAAAAGAATCGCATTTCCCTCTCCCATCATAGCTCTCCGCCCGGGAGAGAACAAGTGTGCGAAGGGGTTGCCCCGGGCTCCGGTCCCTCCCTCCGTCTCCTCGAATGGAGGCTCACGGGGTCCGCCGCCTGCGCGCCGTCGGCAGCCCTCCTTCCCAACCTCCTCGCAGGACCCTTCAGGAGCGCTGGCGTGGGCGCGCGGGCTCGACGTTGATGCGCAGGCCCATCAAACGGCCGCCCTGGAGTGCCTCGTATACGAAAGGTGCGACGGCTTCCGGCACCTCGACGAAGGAAAAGCGGTCGAAGATGTCGATGCGGCCGATCTCCGATTCGGAGATCCCCACGAGCTTGGCCAGCTCTTCGGCGAGGCGCTTCGGCGTGAGCTGGACGTTTTTGCCCACGTTCAGGAAGAAGCGGACCATGCCCTCCTGTGCGCCCGTCTCCCCGAAGTCGTAGCCGTGCCCGGCTTCTTCCTCCAAGCTCTCGCGCAGGGCGAGGTGCACGAGGGCGGGGACGAGCGCCTCGGCGGAGAAGCGTTCCTGAAGGTGCGCGGCGAGGTCGCGGGCCACGGGGTGGAACTCGCCCGCCGCGATCGCCTCCTCCACTTCGCTGAGAAAGGCGTCCGCACGGCGCAGGTTGATCTCCCCCGCGGAGGGGAGGTCACGCGGTTCGATGTGCACGCGGGTGACCTCCTGGATCATGCGGAGCTGCTTCATCTCCCGCGGGGTGACGAGGGTGATCGCCACACCGCTCCGCCCCGCCCTCCCGGTGCGTCCGATGCGGTGGACGTAGCTCTCGGGGTCCTGGGGGATGTCGTAGTTGATCACGTGGCTCACGTTCGGGATGTCGAGGCCGCGGGCGGCCACGTCCGTGGCGATGAGGTGCTCGATCCGCCCGGCGCGGAAGTCGCGCATCACGCGTTCGCGCTGCGCCTGCGTGAGATCGCCGTGGATCCCGTCCGCCAAATACCCGCGCGCCTGCAAGGCTTCCGTAAGTTCGTCGACGCCCTTTTTCGTCCGGCAAAAGATGATCGACTGCTCGATCTCTTCCGCGTCGAGGATGCGGGCGAGCGCCTCGAGCTTGTTGCGCTCCAGAACCTTGTAGTACACCTGCGTGATCGAAGGAGCGGTGAGTTTGTCGTCGCGGGTCACGCGGATCGTAACGGGATCGCGCATGTAGCGCCGCGTAAGGGCGAGAATCGGCGGCGGCATCGTCGCCGAAAAGAGGAGGTTCTGCCGCTCGCGGGGGAGCCGCTCGAGGATCCGTTCGATGTCTTCGATGAAGCCCATGTCCAACATCTCGTCCGCCTCGTCGAGCACGAGGATCTTTACGCGGCTCAAATCGAGCGTTCCACGTTCGAGATGGTCGAGGAGGCGGCCCGGCGTGCCGATGACCACGTGGACGCCCTGGCGAATCGCCCGAACTTGGTGCACGATGGACTGACCGCCGTACACGGGCAGAACCTTGAGCAGCTTGTACTTCGCGATGCGCCGAATCTCGCCCGAAACCTGGACGGCGAGCTCGCGCGTAGGGACGAGAATGAGGGCTTGCACGTGGGGTACGCGCGGGTCTACCGTTTCCACGATGGGGATCCCGAAAGCCGCCGTCTTACCCGTGCCGGTCTGCGCCTGGCCGATGACGTCCTTTCCCCGCAAGATCACGGGAATTGCCTCGCGCTGGATCGGCGACGGTTCTTCAAACCCCATGTCCCGGAGCGCCCGAAGCGTCGCATCGGAAATCCCGAACTCCTGAAACGCCGACATGTTCATCACCCTTGCCTGTGCGAATTCGAAAGTTGCCCCCTAGGCCGTCGCCTTCTCGGGGCTTTCCGCGACCGTCGAAGTGTCTCGTTTGCGCGCCCGGAGAACGGCCCTTCCCCTCGGCTTTCGCCGGCCGCCTAAGCGTCTCGTTCTCCGCCTGCCTCCTCGTCGGCACTTTGTCCACGGTCGGGTCCTCCGTCCGCCGGTGCGTCTTCTCCCCGCACCGCCCGCAGGAGAAAAAAGAGGGCGAGCTTTGCCAGCCGGACGCGAACATGGCCCCGGGAGCCGCAGAGTCGGAGGGCGTACGCCCGGTCCCCGTCGGGCGCGCTCAACCCGACAAACGCCGTGCCCACGGGCTTCCCGTCGGCAGGAGCGGGACCGGCGGCGCAGGTGGTGGAGAGCGCGTAGGTGCTTCCCCCGAGGCGGCGCGCTGCGCGGGCGAGTTCCACGGCAGTCCAGGCGCTCACCGCCCCCTCTTCTGCGAGCTTCCGCGGCGATAGCCCGAGCCACGCGGCCTTGCGATCGGTGGCGTAGGGGATGAAGCCGCCGAGGTACACCTTGGACGCCCCGGCTTCGGCGACGAAGCGGGAGGCGAGTTCGCCGCCCGTGCAGCTCTCGGCGGTGACGAGCGTTGCCCCGCGGGCTACGAGCTCGTCCAAAAGCACCCGGGCGACGGTGGTGTCCTTGCCCTCCCCGTAGAAGTACGGCCCAAGACGCTCGAGCACGGCGCGCTCAAGGGGGGCGAGTTTTTCGCGGGCTTCTTCGGGTGTCGCGGCGCGGGTGGCGAGGCGAAGGATCACCTCGCCTTCCTCCGTGTACGGTGCGATCGTCGGGTCCCCCTGCTCGCGGATGAGGTCCTCGATTCGGGCGAAGAGCGCCCCTTCCTCAAGGCCGAGGAAGCGGAGGTAACGACTCACGAGGGGACGGCCGCCGGGAAACGTCTCCCGCAGGTAGGGGGCCACGTGACGTTCGAACATCGGAACGAGCTCTCCGGGCGGCCCCGGGAGGAGGACGTACGTGTGCCCGCGGGCCCTCACGGCCATCCCCAAGGCGAGCCCCACCTCGTTGGGAAAGGGCGTCGCCCCTTCGAGGAGGAGAGCCTGGCGGCCTTCCTGCGGGAGAGGAGTCTGACCGCGAGACTCTTTCCGCGATTCGATCTTGGCCAGCCACACCTCGTCCTCCTTGAGGCCGAGGCCGAGGTGCTCGGCAACGGCGTCGCGCGTGAGGTCATCGTCCGTAGGTCCCAACCCGCCGGTGAGGACGATGAGCTCCGCCCTCTCCTCGAGAAAGGAGAGCGCCTCGCGGATCCGCACCCGGTTGTCCCCGACGACGAGCTGGAAGTAGACGTCGAAGCCGAGCTCGTTCAGCGCCGCCGTGAGAAACGTGGCGTTCGTGTTGACGACGTGGCCGACGAGGAGTTCCGTCCCGACGGTGAGGATTGCCGCCCTCACGCCTTTTCCTCCCCTTCCCTCCACCACAGGTCCCGCGTGCGCCAAAAGTACCCGACGCCCGAAAGAAGGGCGACCCACACGGAGGCGTAGAGCACCCACCAGGCAAACGTGCCAACCCAATAGGCCGCTTCCGCCACGGCCGGTACGTCGGCGAGGAGAAGGGCGAAAAGCCCGACGAGCTGTAGGAGCGTCTTGAGCTTTCCTCCCGCGTCGGCGGCGAGGACGACGGCGTTTGCCGCGGCGACGGTGCGGAGGCCCGATACGGCGAACTCGCGGAAGAGGACGGCGAGGAACCACCACGCGGGCAGGACCTGCCGGGAGATGTAGGCGAGGAAGACCGCGGAGACGAGCACCTTGTCCGCAAGCGGATCGAAGATCTTTCCGAAGGTCGTGATCGGGCCGTACCGGCGGGCGATGTAGCCGTCCAGCACATCCGTCACCGCCGCAAGGGAAAAGAGGAAAAGGGAAGCCCAACGCGCGACCGTCCCCGGAGTGACGAGGGCCCACCACAACACCGGAATGAGGCCGAGCCGGAGGAGGGTGAGTCGATTCGGCCACGCGAGGTTCATCGGCGGGTCCCCCTTTCCTCGCCGCCCGCCGCAGGTTTTTCGGCGGCCGGTACTTCGGCCGCAAAACCTCGTGCTCCGGTGCGCCCGCGCGGCGTCGCGTGCGCGGCGAAACTCGAGAAGGGGTCGGCGGGGACGAAGGTCCCGAAGGTCTCCGTCTCCCACGCGTGTTCGAGGCGAACGGCGACGAATTCCCCCGCCGGACCTGCGTATCCGCGCACGGTCGTTCGCCCGTCGATCTCCGGGGCGTCGTAGGGCGTCCGTCCCACGGCCTCGCCATTCGGGAGGATGCGCTCGACGAGCACGGGAACTACGCGGCCGAGGCGCCGTCCGTTCCGGCGCTCGGCGACCTTTCGACCGACCTCCATGAGGAGCTCTGCCCGCCGCCGGCGCTCCCGAAGCGGCACCCGTCCCTCGCGCAAGGCGAAGGCGCGCGTTCCCTCCTCGGGCGAGTAAGGGAATGCCCCGACGTGCTCGATTTCCGCCCGCCGTACGAACTCGAGAAGGGCGGCAAAGTCCTCCTCCGTCTCCCCGGGAAAGCCGACGATGAAGGAAGATCGCAGGGCAGCGTCGGGGAAGATCTCGCGGATGCGCTGCACGATCCCTTCGGCGTCCCAAGCCCGGGGATCGCGGCCCATTCGACGCAGAAGCTCGGGGACGACGTGCTGCAGGGAAAGATCGAAATAGGGGACGACGCTGGACGAACGGGCCATCGCCTCGAGGAGCTCCGCGGTGATGCCCGAAGGGTAGAGGTAGAGGAGCCGCAACCAGCGTCCCCGGAGGAGGGGGTCCAACGTCCGGATGAGGTCGGGCAAGAGGGAACGGCCGGCGAGGTCGAGGCCGTAGGCGCTGAGGTCCTGGGCTACGAGGACCACCTCGCGCACCCCCTCTTCGAGGAGGGCCTCCACCTCGGCGACCACGGAACGAATCGAGCGCGAACGTAGGCCGCCGCGAACGAGGGGAATCGCGCAAAAGCTGCAGCGGCGTCGGCACCCCTCCGCCACCTTGACGTAGGCTACGGGTCCGGGCGGGCGAAGGCGGCTGAGGTGTTCATACGAGGCGTTTTCGGGAACGCTTACAAAGAACGGGCGCTCCCCTCCGAGCGCCCGCCGCACCGCTTCGGAAATGTGCTCCAAGTCCCCCGTCCCGAGGAATCCGTCGACCTCCGGGAGCTCGTCCCGAAGGATTTCTCCGTACCTCTGCACGAGGCAACCCGCGGCGACCACCGCCCGCAGGCGCCCGCGCTCCTTTTCCTGAGCCGCTTGAAAGAGCGATGCAAGGGACGTCTCCTTGGCTTCACGGATGAAGGCGCATGTGTTCACGACGCGGACGTCCGCTTCTTCCTCGGGAGGAACGACGGTGTAGCCCGCCTCCCGCAAGACGTGCGCGAGGATCTCCGTATCCACCGCGTTCTTGTCACACCCGAGCGTCTGGAAGGAAACCTTGATCGACACGCACCCTCGCCCTCGATTCCGCGCGAAGTTCGCCTCCGGTCCCCCCGCAGGCCGACCCGCGTCGAGAGCCTTTGACACGCCAACGCGGAAGAGCGCCGACCGGCCAGGCTTGAAGAGGAGTTTAACACGGAGGCAACGGCCTGTCAAAACCGAAACGCGTCCCTCCCCCGCGCCCTAAGGGGGAAGCCCGCGCCGAAACCGGGTTCATCCCCCCCACCGAAGACGGCGGCCGGCTTCGGCAGGAGAGTTCGGTCTCTCAAATCACGAAGAGGCCTTGGAACCCGAACTTCCGAGCTGGAGCCACACGTTGTACACGTTGGGCTTGTCTTTGAGGACGAGCTCCGCGCCGCTCACCTCGATGCGGGCGTTCGCCGTGGCGCCGAAGCGGATCCACAAACTCTTGGCGCCCTTGGTGTCCACGTCCACCTGCTCGCCCTTGCGCAGGGTGCGTTCGAAGAGGACCTCGCCCCCTTCGCCGTCCTTCTGCACGCGCACCCACACGTCACCCCCGGGCGCCGAGAGGCTCAACGTGAGGGCATCGGTTCCCCGGACTTCGTAGAGGGACGTCTTCCCCTCCTCACGCACGAACAAGAGCTCCGTCTTTTCCGGTGCGGGCGGCGGTTCTTCCTTGTCCGGAGCCGGGGCCGCTCCCGCATTTCCGGTGTCCGGGGCGGTCTCGGTAATGGGCCCCGGCGGGAGGTTGTCGCGCACCTTGGGGGCACTCGGCCACGCCGAGGAAGTCGAGGAACGAGGCCACCACGACCCGCTCTCCAGCACGAAGTGGTAAAAGATGTACCCGACGAGTGCGAGAAAGAGGAGGAGGACACCCCTTGCCAACCAAGGACCGAAGACGTCCCGCGACTTACGCCGCGGCTGCGCCTCCCCCAGCTTGAGGACGTAAGCATCGTCGGTATAGGGCTGTCGCGGCAGTTCCGATTCGTAGCGCGCCAGAAGTTCGTCGGCGTCGAGGTCGAGGACTTCCGCCACGGAGCGCACGAACGCCCGCGTATAAAACGGCCCGGGCAGCCGGGTGTACTGCCCTGCCTCGAGGGCCTCCAGGTACCGCCGCTGAATCTTGGTGATCGCCGCAAGCTCGTCGAGACCCATCCCCTTTTCTTCGCGCGCCCGACGAATAACCTCCCCGAGTTCTGGCATCGACGCGCACCTTCTTCCTCCCCGTTCTTTCCCGCGCACAACCCCCACGCGTGCGGTCCGCCCCCGTACCCGCGCGTCCCGCGGAACGTCGGACGCCTCGGGAAGCTCGCCCGCATTTCCCCTTATGCCCCGGATCGGGCAAAGGCGAAACCCTCACCTCGTCGCCCCTAGTCGCCCCCCCTGGCGTAGCGTTCCTGGAGGGCGGCGACGTCGTAGCGAATCTCTTCGTGCGGAGCATTCCGCAGCTCGAGGATGAGCTGAAAATCCTCCCACGCCGCGAAGCGTTCTTCGACGAAGACGTCGGGGTGCTCGACGACCACGGTGTGGGGGCTTTGAAGCACCTCGCGCACGAGCTCCCGGTGCGCCGGCGAGCCGCGGAAAACGGTGAGGATCGCGTCTACGAGGTACACGACGTCCGGAGCGCGTTCCGCCGCATCGAGCTCCGTCCGAAGGACGTCGCCGAAGAGAGAGGCCGAGAGGAGGACCCAGCGTTTCCCCGCGTAGACCGCCGCGGCGACGGCCGCCTCCGTCTTGCCCGTCCGCGGCACGCCCCTGAGGCCTATGAGGCGCCGCCCCTCACCCTTCATGAGTTCTCCGAGGAAATTAACGAGAATTCCAAGCTCTTCCCGCGTAAAGCGAAACACCCGGCGGTCGACGGCGTCCTGCTCGATGTAGCGTCCGTGGCGAATCGCCAAGATATCGATAAGTGTCGGACGACGCAGGGCCGTCACCCGGATCGTGGGCATTCGGTCCAAGACGTGGGCGAGGAGCTCGACGCGCGCTTCGTCGCCGCCTTCGAGGACGAGGCCGCGCCGGCGCGTATCCACCCCGCTGATCGTGAGGATGTTGAGCCCCAGGGCCCCTACGAGGGACGCGATGTCCCCCAGGAGACCGGGGCGGTCTACGGCGATGTGGTACTCCAGATACCAACGGTTGTCCCCCGCCATGCCCCCACGCTCCGAAACCTCGAACTCACCTCGTGCGTACCTTAATTGTACCCCGAACGATTTCCCGAGAGCAAAAGAAAAACCCCGCCTCTGACACGGAGCAACAAAATCGTAAGGTTTACTCCCGCGCGAAACCGCGAGGGGGACGGAACCCGCCGGACGCGCCCTCTCTTTCCCGACGAAAATTCCCCCGGGCGGCCGATGGCCTGCCCGGGGGAATGCGGTGCGGCGCCGTACCCGAAATCCGTACCGAAAGACCGCCGCCAAACTCGCCGCGCGCAAGGAACGGTCGGGGACGTTCCCTTCAACGTTTCTGTACGAGCTTGACGACCACGTTGGCGATGGCCTGCTGCTCCTGCTCGTTGGCCACCTGCCACATTTCCTTGAGGAGCTTCTGCTCCGGCGTCCGCGGCTCCACTTCGGCGGCGAGGTAGTCGCCGATCTGGTGGGCGACCGCCTGGATCGTCTGCTGATCGAGGCCAGCGCCCTGCGCCTGCGAGACGCGGTCCTTGAGGAAGCCCATCCAGTCGCCGAAGTTGTTCAAAATGCCCATCTTCCCGGCCCCCCTACGCGGTCGTTTGCCCGAAACCACGGCACGCCCTTCGAGGAACTCGGACCGTTGGGTCCACGGAAACCGCGGCTCCACGGCGGCGGCGAAGTCTCCTCGGCCGACTGCCTGTGCCGCAGCTCCCGCCCGGATGACCCAACCCGACGACGGCGGTGGAACCTTCTCGGCCCCACCCGCGAGTTAGATTGCGCGGTTTTTCGACGCGCATCCCCGGGAAAAGCGGGCAAAAGCAGCGGCTACCGCCACCCGCCGTGGACGGCGAGGATGTGCCCCGTGATGTGGCGACTTTCGGGGGCGAGGAGGAAGGCAACCGCGGCGGCGACTTCCTCGGGCTCGGCGGCCCGACCGACGGGAATTTCTGCCAGCGTCTGCCGGAGCCCTTCCTCTCCGAGGGGGGTGAGCATAGGGGTTTGGACTACGCCCGGCGCGACGCCGTTTACCGCGATGCCCGAGGGGGCGAGTTCGCGGGCGAGAGAGCGGACGAAGGCGTGCACGGCGCCCTTAGCCGCCGCGTAGGCGACCTCCCCGGCGGCGCCGCTTTCTCCCCACACGGAGGACAAAAAGACCATCCGCCCCTCGCGTCGCCGCACCATGGAGGGGATGAGGCGGCGGGCGATGAGGAAAATGCTCCGGACGTGCACGTGGAAGAGCGCGTCCCATTCCTCCTCCGTGGTGTCCGCAAGCAGGCGGTAGAGGGGCTGCCCCGCGGCGTGCACGTACGCCCGCACCCACGAAAATTCCGGACGCGCGGCGAGCTCCG
This window encodes:
- a CDS encoding RecA protein translates to MVDAVGAGGRRTEGEFAVTERKAALERAIAEIERQFGKGAIMRLGEAQVGPIPVASSGSLALDIALGVGGYPRGRIVEIFGPESSGKTTFALHAIAEVQKQGGIAAFIDAEHALDPTYAEKLGVNIDELYVSQPDTGEQALEICEALVRSGEVDIVVVDSVAALVPKAELEGEMGDAHVGLQARLMSQALRKLAGAISKSRTIAIFINQLREKVGVMFGNPETTPGGRALKFYASIRLDVRRVDAIKQGTEVVGAKTRVRVVKNKVAPPFRTADVDILFGEGISKEGELLDLGTEIGVVVKSGSWFAYGDTRLGQGRENAKQFLRENPAIAREIEAKIREHYALHQPPARAEGDIPEGSGEA
- a CDS encoding DEAD-box ATP-dependent RNA helicase CshA encodes the protein MNMSAFQEFGISDATLRALRDMGFEEPSPIQREAIPVILRGKDVIGQAQTGTGKTAAFGIPIVETVDPRVPHVQALILVPTRELAVQVSGEIRRIAKYKLLKVLPVYGGQSIVHQVRAIRQGVHVVIGTPGRLLDHLERGTLDLSRVKILVLDEADEMLDMGFIEDIERILERLPRERQNLLFSATMPPPILALTRRYMRDPVTIRVTRDDKLTAPSITQVYYKVLERNKLEALARILDAEEIEQSIIFCRTKKGVDELTEALQARGYLADGIHGDLTQAQRERVMRDFRAGRIEHLIATDVAARGLDIPNVSHVINYDIPQDPESYVHRIGRTGRAGRSGVAITLVTPREMKQLRMIQEVTRVHIEPRDLPSAGEINLRRADAFLSEVEEAIAAGEFHPVARDLAAHLQERFSAEALVPALVHLALRESLEEEAGHGYDFGETGAQEGMVRFFLNVGKNVQLTPKRLAEELAKLVGISESEIGRIDIFDRFSFVEVPEAVAPFVYEALQGGRLMGLRINVEPARPRQRS
- a CDS encoding C-terminal domain of CinA type S is translated as MRAAILTVGTELLVGHVVNTNATFLTAALNELGFDVYFQLVVGDNRVRIREALSFLEERAELIVLTGGLGPTDDDLTRDAVAEHLGLGLKEDEVWLAKIESRKESRGQTPLPQEGRQALLLEGATPFPNEVGLALGMAVRARGHTYVLLPGPPGELVPMFERHVAPYLRETFPGGRPLVSRYLRFLGLEEGALFARIEDLIREQGDPTIAPYTEEGEVILRLATRAATPEEAREKLAPLERAVLERLGPYFYGEGKDTTVARVLLDELVARGATLVTAESCTGGELASRFVAEAGASKVYLGGFIPYATDRKAAWLGLSPRKLAEEGAVSAWTAVELARAARRLGGSTYALSTTCAAGPAPADGKPVGTAFVGLSAPDGDRAYALRLCGSRGHVRVRLAKLALFFLLRAVRGEDAPADGGPDRGQSADEEAGGERDA
- a CDS encoding CDP-diacylglycerol--glycerol-3-phosphate 3-phosphatidyltransferase, translated to MNLAWPNRLTLLRLGLIPVLWWALVTPGTVARWASLFLFSLAAVTDVLDGYIARRYGPITTFGKIFDPLADKVLVSAVFLAYISRQVLPAWWFLAVLFREFAVSGLRTVAAANAVVLAADAGGKLKTLLQLVGLFALLLADVPAVAEAAYWVGTFAWWVLYASVWVALLSGVGYFWRTRDLWWREGEEKA
- a CDS encoding Ribosomal protein S12p, whose translation is MSIKVSFQTLGCDKNAVDTEILAHVLREAGYTVVPPEEEADVRVVNTCAFIREAKETSLASLFQAAQEKERGRLRAVVAAGCLVQRYGEILRDELPEVDGFLGTGDLEHISEAVRRALGGERPFFVSVPENASYEHLSRLRPPGPVAYVKVAEGCRRRCSFCAIPLVRGGLRSRSIRSVVAEVEALLEEGVREVVLVAQDLSAYGLDLAGRSLLPDLIRTLDPLLRGRWLRLLYLYPSGITAELLEAMARSSSVVPYFDLSLQHVVPELLRRMGRDPRAWDAEGIVQRIREIFPDAALRSSFIVGFPGETEEDFAALLEFVRRAEIEHVGAFPYSPEEGTRAFALREGRVPLRERRRRAELLMEVGRKVAERRNGRRLGRVVPVLVERILPNGEAVGRTPYDAPEIDGRTTVRGYAGPAGEFVAVRLEHAWETETFGTFVPADPFSSFAAHATPRGRTGARGFAAEVPAAEKPAAGGEERGTRR
- a CDS encoding Transcriptional regulator in cluster with unspecified monosaccharide ABC transport system, with protein sequence MPELGEVIRRAREEKGMGLDELAAITKIQRRYLEALEAGQYTRLPGPFYTRAFVRSVAEVLDLDADELLARYESELPRQPYTDDAYVLKLGEAQPRRKSRDVFGPWLARGVLLLFLALVGYIFYHFVLESGSWWPRSSTSSAWPSAPKVRDNLPPGPITETAPDTGNAGAAPAPDKEEPPPAPEKTELLFVREEGKTSLYEVRGTDALTLSLSAPGGDVWVRVQKDGEGGEVLFERTLRKGEQVDVDTKGAKSLWIRFGATANARIEVSGAELVLKDKPNVYNVWLQLGSSGSKASS
- a CDS encoding ACT domain protein translates to MAGDNRWYLEYHIAVDRPGLLGDIASLVGALGLNILTISGVDTRRRGLVLEGGDEARVELLAHVLDRMPTIRVTALRRPTLIDILAIRHGRYIEQDAVDRRVFRFTREELGILVNFLGELMKGEGRRLIGLRGVPRTGKTEAAVAAAVYAGKRWVLLSASLFGDVLRTELDAAERAPDVVYLVDAILTVFRGSPAHRELVREVLQSPHTVVVEHPDVFVEERFAAWEDFQLILELRNAPHEEIRYDVAALQERYARGGD
- a CDS encoding 3-oxoacyl-[acyl-carrier protein] reductase, translating into MSERPLLLLTGASGAIGSAVARRLADRWDFLLHGRDARRLAALAEELEARGARSILWVRDLSRTEGLAAELAARPEFSWVRAYVHAAGQPLYRLLADTTEEEWDALFHVHVRSIFLIARRLIPSMVRRREGRMVFLSSVWGESGAAGEVAYAAAKGAVHAFVRSLARELAPSGIAVNGVAPGVVQTPMLTPLGEEGLRQTLAEIPVGRAAEPEEVAAAVAFLLAPESRHITGHILAVHGGWR